DNA from Quercus lobata isolate SW786 chromosome 1, ValleyOak3.0 Primary Assembly, whole genome shotgun sequence:
tcataaatttaatgagtagaCCCCATCATGAATGTGAGATAAGGGAGCAACATTCTACATGCTCAGGGTATATCTAAGAATTACTCATTTgtgaatgggaaaaaaaatttagtcataattttactataaatgccaaaagaataagttaataaGCTCATGAGCTTGTTTGACAAAGAAATTAactaaacttaaatatataatCTTACTTAGTGATGAGTTTAAGTTCAACTcgtatttgaaataaaattaaataaacaaaaatctaaacttTTAATACTTGACTCGGTTTGTTTACCGTTCTAACTAGGACAAATTCCTACTTAGATATCAATCCTAGAACTATCTAAAGGCGAACACTGgatatctattaaaaaaatagagaatccTCTTCAAACATCTATGCTAGGCAGGATGTGGAGAAATCTAGAGTGGATCTTCACGCATGCATGTTTAATCACCTCATTGCTTGGAGATCAAGAGGGCAGTGAAAGTAGTTGACCTTGTTACGTGTGATATGCTAACTGTCAACGACGTATATTAGTGGGAATCGTTGGTGCCATAGAACTTCTCGTAGAAATGCAAAAACATATTGCCCTGCCCACTTTCTAAAATTAATCCGGCAGCCTTGGTCgtaattttaattacaatttatcctaaaaataaaaaatcttccGAGCAACATGTATTAAAACATCAATATCACAGAATATGAAACCtagtttagaaaaaatataacaCTATAAACTATGCCCTCCTATATAATCAAACATTTGAGTATGTGTTTGAGTTCACGCATGTATGCATGCATGTGCATACGTGTGTGTGTTTGCATGCTTGTGTGTCATAGTAatcatctaataaaaatttatggacaaaatttagttacaaaactGGTTTTAACCTAAGATTATAACCttactcaacaaaataaacattattatatattttgaaaatttaatcgttgaattgcatgttttttacacTCTTACTACATATGTCAAAACTTTAtgttaatcggatattatttactatatgatctattttatggacaaaatttagttacaaaactGGTTTTAACCTAAGATTATAACCttactcaacaaaataaacattattatatattttgaaaatttaatcgttgaattgcatgttttttacacTCTTACTACATATGTCAAAACTTTAtgttaatcggatattatttactatatgatctataagcttatatttgattcataattttaaattatagaaacttgcaatttaaacaatttattgataacatagctattgattttaatttcctagaaattttgcaagcttGTAGGAGgtaaaaagaagatgtaatcaaattgtgaatttatcaaaattcacctccaataaaaagatattgagtatctacaatcaattttgtagccttagattacaactaattttataactaaattttatcaattttgtagATATGctttattcataatttatttagtgATGTAACATTAATAGAAGCTACATTATTTAGTGATCTAATTTATTGCTTTTTCTATAAGCTACATTAATGATTTTCTATAAGTTgtataatttgtaaaatatctCAATACATAGGAGACTGCTTTGAAAAATTACCCTTCATCTTTTTTTAGTATTAAGACATAGACCAATatgatctttcttttcttgctcttttttagagcaaaaaaaaaaaaaaaaagatcttttttAAGAGCCTCAATttcttctatatataaaataaaataaaaatattaataataaataaattaaaaaaaaaaaaaaggttttaggTTACCTTTCTTGTTTTCTTAACTTTAGCAAATGCACATCGTGAGAGGCCATATTTTTATCAAAACCAAAAGTTTATGTTAGataatgaatttaaattaaacaataaatttctttaaattttgtgaaaCTTTTGGTAATAAAGTTTTAATATCGGAGTAACATGTTATTAAACTTCTTGGAACTTTGGTAATAGAGTTTCTACTCGAGCAAATTACTTGAGAGAATATAACGCACATAAGTATGTTGTGTTcggcaacaaaaaaaaaaagtatgttgtGACTTATGCCTCGTATagcactttttttatttatttttatttttttatttatagaagaATATAGCACTTACCTCAAACCACGTATTTgcaaacattattttattatccaCCGCCTGTGGTGGAAAGAATTTTAGCTTCTGATAAAGCTAACTTGCATTGTAACCGACTGATTAATTCCTAGTTTTATGCTATTTCCATGGTTGAccaaaaaaacattattattattattattattatttttgctaagaaaatttatttaattatagtattgaaaatgatgaaataaatatttattttaaaagcaGATGGAAAGCCTATGAGCCCCAAGGATGAAGGAAAAGGTAATTGGGTCAGGGAAGCCcaaaagagttagtaaaagcTCATGGGAATGCAGAATTAGAAAATAGGCTGAGGATTcccaagaagaaagaaatgggaCAAAGGAACCCACAAGCAATGTAATGGATCAAGAAAGCCCAAAGTAGCATGAGTATAAATCCAATGACCATACTAGGTCATTGTAACCAATTGAGAGAAGAATATGCAACAGGCCCAAAAGAGACCCAGCAAGCATGAGTCAAATAACACCACGACAGGAATAGTAAAGTGGTATGGCAGGAGTGATAGCAAGATTACAGAAAGAGCAAAGAATGGACTAAAGAGAGGAAAACCCACAATCAAGCAAGGCCTAGCCCTTGAAAGGAGCAAGTCAATAAAGAATGGAAAATCAGAAAACAGTTCACACCATAAAAGGTCAAGGATGAGCAGTAGAATGTACAGATGAACCTCCAGACCatggcaaacgcatgagcagcGGATAAGATTTTGACGTACACGAAAATGGAGCACGTGCAAAGCCCAGGTACTACTAACCTATACCTAGCCAATACAGGAGTGGTGGGTCATAAGTCAAaggtaagagagggtatggtCTAGCGGTGGGGAGAAGGAAAAGTCTATTCTGGGGTTCTCGTTTAGATTCTTTTGGGGGAGATGTCCTGCTGAGATGACATACTACCCAAAAGAAGGGAGGATGAGTTAGAACCACTAGGTatatgccatgagggatagcaAGAGAGAATATCCACACTAAGGTGGATAAGAATGTCACAGTGAATAGCAAACAAAAcagttttctttgtttggtaaTGAGGAGTAGCACAGCCAGcacaggtaagtggtggtggctagGTAACTGACAAACTAGTGGTTGGTCGGGAATGACACTCTAATTCAGACAAAAGtagttaaaggctaaaatggtaaaaacCAGTCACGGCAGGTAGTATATAAAGGGTCCTTATTGTGCATAGTAACATCATTGCAACAATAGTAACCATTAAGAGAGAATCACAACACCACCATCACACTACACGAGTAAGcactaagaaagaaagaaaagaaggggaaagaattaaagtagCAAAAACAAAGTGAAAGAAGTAGAGGAtcaggaagagaaagagagagtgtaGAGTGAcaagcatgcaccaataggctaaTTCCTTATCTTCCTCTAAAAACCTACCATCTGTTAAGGATAAATGATTTGTTTGGGCATAAACCATTCAGTCTCGTTCCCTCAAAGTAGATAATTTCTATAGCAGGATTCTCCTGCGAGGTTGTCCACGTTGAGGTAGTGGTTCCCTCCTTGCTCTTAGTCTTGTAGCACAACTGAACATGACAAActaatcttttttctttgatctcattattatttcttttcttgtctTTGCAGTTTTACTTATGATACGAATCTTGTTGTGTTATCCTTTTCATTAAGAATCCCTTATTTGTTTTTCCTGGCAGTAAGCACATCCCTttcattattgttttattacatttatctgccataaccttttttttttctttttttttttgcaatagtttaCCTTTTTCTAACAGCAAGTGTATCACATTTATTATTGCCCCATTGTATCTACCTACCATAACTCTGTTGTAACAGCTACGCCTGGCATGGGCACGTAATCAAGGTTTCAGCAGAAAAAGGGCATTGTTTGTGCACAAGTTGGACCAAGATAAGTTGCAATTGGACCGGTCCTGACTCTCCTACCTAGAGCACTTGGGCCTCAGTGTAGCAGGAGACAACACAGTCCAACATCccaaaaaggcccactacacAGTGATATCTATTTATGTATGACAGATTTTACAAAAATGTATAACTTATAAAcaagtaattaatatatatatttttaaagcatgtaattacattatttttaaatttataggaTTAGATCTTTGTATAAATAACAACTAGTATATAATCTTGTGCATATGTATGgttacaattaaaaataatcacaattatactgttcaaattatatatttttttagaagatgttcaaattatacatggtattaacttacacattttttaaaccttacatttctaaaatatgtaatagtttctcatattatatatatatatatatatatatatatatatatataatgtagaatttaattggttttagactctttggtttttacacctaataattcaattgccacaaaaattaaaaacttagatgaatATATggaaaattggactccaattgaaatccatttagaatctaattggatttagactcttcgattttatactcaataattcacttaatgcaaaattaaaaattaaacggGACACATTatgcaaaattgaaaatccaattaaaatctaattgcattttctttgagccttggttttatatatatatatatatatatagagagagagagagagagagagagagagagagagagagattacatCAATTCAAAGCGTttcatctctctcactctctccaaGATACACCCTTGGAGATAAGGAATGGCAATAGGTTTAGCTGCTATTTCAAGGTAAGTTTTAAAggcttcattttccttttttttatacgTATAAAGATGTAAAATGAATGTAACTTATATTGCTCGTAATTAGGATTGTGTGGGGAGATTGATGGAACTCATGTTCGTGCATCTGTTCCACTTCAAATTCAAGGTAGGTTTCGCTGCCGAAAGAATGGAACAACACAAAATGTCCTTGCTGCTGCTACCTTTGACTTAAAATTCACTTATGTATTAGCTAGTTAGGAAGGAAGTGCACATGACTGACGTGTCTTAAATGACGCACTATCTAGGCAAAGGGGATTAAAAATTTTTGAAGGTATTATAGGACTAgaaagttattttattatggATACTAGCTTTGGGAGtgatttcttttcctttttgactATAAACGTgtaggtaaatattatcttggtgATGCCGTTTATGGAGTTCGAAAAAGAATTATCTCCCCATATCGTGGTGTTCGTTACCATTTGAAAGAGTTTAGTGATAACCCACCAAGAAATGACCAAGAATTATTCAATCTTTGTCATTCTTCTTTACACACTACCAATTAACATTGTTTTGGAGTTTTGAAGAAACGTTTCCATGTGTTAGATGCATAACTTTTTTGGTCATTCCCAACACAAGTGGACATAGTCTTAGCATGTTGCATAATTCACAATATCATAATAGGAGCTAACCCTTTAGACTCAATTATGAACAATGAGCTTCATGATAGTCTGTTTGCAAATGAAAGTACAAGTACAAGAGTCCAACAATCACAAAGGGAAGttcaagaagaaaataagagaatGGGTTAAAAAAGGGGATGATATTTGTCATGAAATGTGGGAGGATTATAATGCTATGGAGTGATTAAATACTCTTTATATTAGCTGATTgtttaatggatttttttttttttcatattttcaagACTTCTATGTTATAACTATTTTGTTTGTCATGGACACCCCGAATTAATGTTTtgtattgaatattatttattttcttctttcatcttGTCTCATATTTTCTTGTGAATATCATTGTAATAGAATAGCAATGGGAAAGACAAAGGATACTCAGAAGGACAAGGATGTCAAGACTGACTTTAGGTGGTCACAACTCATGCAGAATTTGTTACTTGAGATACTTGCAAATGAGGCTCTTAATGGAAATAAGCAATCCAACACATTTAAACATGCATTGTATGCTAAAGTGGTTGTAGCAATTAGTGAGAAATTTGTCACTGAATGTACCCCAAAGCATGTGGAACATAGATTTAAAACACTCAAAACCAATTGGAATATTATTGCATTACTTCATAATAAGAAAAGCGGGTTTGGATGGAATGATGATTTGAAAATGATCATTAATGATAGGACAATGTATGACGAAGAAGTTAAGTTAAGaaactatatttattttttattttataggtaaaaaatttttagtttgtaTCATTGTAAAGTTTAAATCTTTTCATTATTCTTATTGCTCTCGTATTAGTTTTTGAttcttttcctttgtgttttaaattatttattttcctttctttacaCAAGCACATCCCAATCATGCACAATttctaaataagaaaattgagATGTTTGATGAGATGACTTTGGTTGTGGGTAAGGATATTGTCACAACAGATTTTTCCAAGGGAGTTGGTGATATAAGTGTAGAAGCATTGGATGACTCACCTCCGCTCGTTGATGCTAATGTTGATTGGGGATGAAAAACAAGCTAGGTTATTCATGTTGAAAATTGACAAGCTCCGTAGACAATAGCTGCAAAACTTCTTTGACAACTATTTATGTCAATTTTGATTATGTAAGTGCATTCTATTAGAATTTGGACGTGTCTATTAGGATAATTTGGCATTTTGGtatttatcaaactatttgGACTAGATTATTTTGGAGGTTAAACTATTTAGCCTAGATGGCATTTTGAACTATTTGAAATGCAGCTTatggttattttgaattatgagaagTATAGATATATGGAATTATGAGGTTATGGAGCTTATATGTATGATAACTATTtaggtcatatatatatatgataccaTCCATATCTATTGTGAAgattttagtttgaaaaccaaattcattctttttgtctttttttattttattttattattatttttttaatgtatgttgattacattagttgggtttaaatcatattatacatgttttaaattatacaagaaatgttaaaaaaaatttgtgcatGGCAAACACTAAAAAACATTCTCAAGTTCATTTTCAAGATTGTTATCAAACACTGGAAAGTGAGATAGTTTTCCAAATTAAAACAATGTTCTCCAGAAAATAACCTATTTTCGAAAAAACattaatgctgaaacaaacaaaacattaaATATAAAGATTAAAATTCATTAATCCACAAtacattcaaaaatatttattatttttattcttataattaataatattttccaaCATTTGACATTATAAGCTTGTCCCTAGTAGGTAATATCATGGTATTGAATGATTCATTTAGGTTATTAACTAAATAATCAAGCAAAACCCTATTGCTTGAtcactcataaaaaaaatcagaacaTGTCACAACAAAAAGattcccaaaacaaaacaaaaccctaaaattttcaaactttaaCCAAGCAACATGATTCATAGGGACCATAATCAATATGGAATCTAAGATCTAACTAATCCATAGCTATTAGGGGAtagaaagaaaatgcaaaaaatgtggTACCATTCAAATGCctaccaaaatcaaaacaaattacaaacaaaatcgtaaatttcaaatattacttacatcaatttttgaaattcGAAAACCCCTAGGTAGGAAAGAAACCTTACTTCTAATAAATAGCAATAGGATCTTCTTACTCCTTACCATTGAATATCCTGATATCTTGTATTAGTATTGTGGGAGGACTTTCGTCTCGGCCCCCAATCAAGTATTGTTCGCTTTGGGATGGGTAAGGATCGACCTACGTCCCACCCACACgaatttgctcaatcccacatcgaGAGAGATGCCTCCCACCCTTGCCTTATAAGCCTTTGGCCTAAGGAAgggtgtaccactactacacgATCACACACACTACGGTACACCCTTCCTTAAGTCAAAGGCTTATAAGGCAAGGGTGGGAGGCGTCTCTCCTCGATATGGGATTGAGCAAATTCATGCGATTGGGACGTGGGTCAATCCTTGCCCATCCCAAAGTGAACAATACCTAATTGGGGGCCAAGACGAAAGTCCTCCCACAagtattaaaagttaaaaccctAACACtccaatcaaaataatttttgacgAATTTTCTTCTATTGAACATGAATTTCTCCATAGTGGCAGTTTTTCTCAAGAGGTTtattagcttttcttttatgttttgatgCGTTTTAATTGGTTTTTCAATGATGAACAAGGAGGTGGGTTActtttttgcaataaaattaATCGCAAGTGGATAAAGTGATACTTTCTAATCACAAgtgggaaaaataaaactaccTTAAACCACATGTGAATTAAATGAAATTAGCTCTAATTTGTTTTCAAGACACTTGTCTTGGGTTGGAGGAACATGTAAAATTGTTTTAGAATGTTAAAGTAGAATAAAAAAGGCTCCTATAAGTTATTTTCATCAGCTTCttttactatcaaattatatatgaaccttcatttttttttttttccttttttgagaaactcatCCGAAAGTTTTATTTAAAGATGTGCTAAATCAGTATTTATAAAATCATCAATACTTGGTGGAACAGACTCTATCCACACCATCATACTTGAGGAGAATTGAGCACTCCTAGCTAATGTGTGGGAAACTATATTGCTTTTCTACTTACACAAGGGAAGTTACAGCCAATTTATATTTACTAATTGTTCGTTTGAGATTGtttattttagataattcatatttaaacatgaaattcattttaaattgtgatatttTAACTAGCTGTActtagaaaagaaacaaaataaattttaaaacttatacTTAAATaagttaggaaaaaaataacaatgaaCTAGATTTATATTTGTATCTCACTTTTGAAGCCAACCATGAAGATTGGGAGGTAGTACCTTTGAGTAACTATTTTTAGTCACTCATCATAGCATGTAGGACGCATAAATATGTGGAGTCCCAAGTCCGCATATTGTAGTAAAGTAACTATAAACAACCGTttcataagataatttttcaaaaattgtagTCAATggataatttaagaaaaaaaaaaaagtgaatggTGACAAGTGacaaagtaatttttaaaatgttggctaacatttatttattaagaaaatctataaacacaaattttgccaCAATTTTAATGCCACTAAGTCTAACCCTCCACAATTATGACAAAATTTTATGGTACGAAAGTTACGTCcctagtaaatatatatatatatatatatatatatatatatatatacacgtgtGTGTAGGCTTGACTACAAGAGCATTCGCATCCAGTGATGTAAAAGGCAAAGGTTGTTGTCAATGTTACACCCACTTGGCTGAAGTATTGCAGAGTCTGTAGACAGTGGAGGAAGAgtctagaaaaataaaaccatCATGAGACTTGAGAGGAGTGGGTCAGTGGGGATGGGGATACGtgtgtggatgaaaaaaaacaagagaaaaaaagaaaagaaaaggaaaagaaacgtATGGACggaaagaaagtaaaaagaataaaaaatcacaattaaatgttactgtaaggacacaattccttcgcggcccactaacatttttgggctcacacaataaaggtccctcacaatacaatttgtaaagtgtgggcttgaaaagctagccgctggtcaagtGATGATGCCCGGTTATGGCTTTAGAGgaagccctaaggcgtcgtaccccgtgggGTGGAACTCCTCGGAGCTGATCCGAGGACCTCTTGAGGCCTTATTCCAGTTGCCccacgacggactttcttccatGAAGTCCGGAGCTGTTAAGGGGTTTCCCCATATCgccttcctttttcttttgggggtGGCCTCCCCAAAGACTTCActtatttccttattttatactagcttgcattcgttgtccttcgtccacgtgtagggtcaatctttacaaacactgacatttgtcccatcagtccaatcccggaattgttgggtatggtttgataaagctgcagagtacagCTCTGTCAAgcgctgggtcttatcttgaagggtagtaaggataacttccccaaggtattttggatctTACAAATTCGCCCCTAcgccagttttacccctttgttccggtgggattatggatatgccgaggactaaactgtcctcggctgcctcccaaaaattatTTCGTGCTCGGCATTGTAGagtttgggccacagctctcctcggattgggccttcagaatctctaagggcaaatgggcctggtccacgaattgtcgGGCCCCACAGGTACTataatttttcacaatatttcacaataaattttaagtaataggttgttattagttaatattggtaagtaaaaaaataattttaatggtaaatttaaattaaaactagtaataattttttatataaattttattgtgaaaatattactaaaattgTTGTATACTTTTTCACTGCATCCGGAGCCTTCTTTGCTGCTGTGTGCTTCAGTTATTTGCTGTCACAATATAATGCTTGCATGCTGTCAAGCACTTCCTCTTgggttttgttatttatttaactttaacATAAATGCATGGAGTCAAATCTaacttttgatatattttttttcttaattcttgATAAATGGTGAACAGTAACTATTCAAATgggcttgggaaaaaaaaaaaaaaaaaagaaccccgATCAAATGGGCTTAGTCATGAGTAAATAAACTAATTTGCCTCTTAACTATTTTATTggatttcataaaataaaaattattgggtACTAAAGAATGCTTTGTCatgacttaaaaataatttaaaaactcaatagttatttatgtttttttagaatttaataatttttatttgtattatgaaagttatgttataaaaaatactatctatacttattttggattattttagttaatttttctatttttttattaatttaatgttttatatatatttaaaataattattaaattaattatgacatcatcacagTTAGACCTCGATTCGACCTCAAAAATCTTAAACCTTTCCCTTTTAACGGTCCGAGTCTGAAAACCTTATTACAGACTATTACACCCACTTCTCTACTGttgttttcaatattttatatttatatagccTTTGCTCCTTTTCCTCTCCTCCCAACAAATCAACAACCCAATGTCTCCGCCaatctcctcctcctcctccgaTGTCTTTGACTTTGTGGTGCACAAAGGGAACGGAGTAAAGGGTCTTGTAGATACAGGCCTAGAAATTGTTCCAGAGCCTTACATCCAACCTTTAGAAGAAAGACTAGACCCAACCAAATTCCAACCCGAGAATACCATTCCCATCATCGATATCTCAAACTGGGATGACCCAAAGGTTGTAGATTCAATCTGTGATGCTGCTAGCAAATGGGGTTTCTTCCAGATAGTCAATCATGGGGTGCCTTTGGTGGTTCTAGAAAACTTGAAGAACGCAGCTCATAGCTTCTTTCAGCTACCAtctgaagaaagaaagaagtatCTTAAAAAAAACTCTCCTTCTGAGGCTGTGTGCTTGGGTACAAGCTTTAGTCCTCAAGCAGAGAAGATCCTGGAATGGAAAGATTTCCTTAGACTCTATTGGGTTTCTGAGGATCAGGCTTCTGCTTACTGGCCTCCCGTATGCAAGtaaggccttttttttttttttttttctcctttgtggagaatactaagtatttaaacattgagagagagagagagagagagagagagagagagagagagagagagagagagttttaaatAAACTGACAGGAAtgtataagtttttctttatttaagtAAATAGATCAAGGCACAATTTAGGGATTTACACATACGACACCAGCATCTGAggctcttcaattttttttttgggtaaaaattaaaatttagaattttttttttaaacaaataaaaatgatgaactttagagataagttttttttttaaagaatcacTTTAGAGATAAGTTGtaactataattatttttttcgaacgtgaaggaaaaaaaaattctaaatttaggagttctctttttaaatttaaaatgaaatttgttactTGACATTTATGACATTATTTCTAAATGAAATTACCTTTCATTAATGAGAGTATATTTAAACTACacaaaaatttagttaaaagaGGGtaatcctcttatatatagtatagataatgagaaatatatatgaaatctatgattttgtaaataaaaatgttatggattcTCTACATTTTATGCTaagattttattgttttcatttgttagtattatggttttaaaaatcgaaACGGTCAAAAAATCGGAAAATAGTCTAATTTCTCGTTAAATTGGATAGTCCAATGCTTTTTAAATTAAAGCCATGATCGATATACAAAATATCActttatttagaattttaaatgaCATCAAAGTCTATACACTTCTAGATAATACAACTTTTTTATCCTGCCTTGGATATTTCAGTTcactttatattatataaatcaaaacctgttatattgtttcttgttatttttcttattaaataaccaaagtttaaaaataaacaaatgaaacacATTCTGAGACAAAAATATTACTCCTTCGAGATATTAGATATGACTACCATGAGAATGGGAATAAGATTAATTATATATTGTCAGTAATTGAAATTCTCCTAGATGGAAAAATCTCTCATGCGTCAAGCGCATAAGATACTAGCTCCCTCAAGAGTATAATCTGGGAACAGGGGCaacttgataatatttttaactattCTTTCCTCTTTGTACCCTTCTTTctatatcattttatatttgatccCAAAATAACGCTAACTGCTTGaattaaaaacctttttaaaGCCATGGTTGTTAAAATCTATGACGTTAATTAGCAAGAAGAAAGCAAATTTCTTCATATGTGTAAAACTTCAGTTATTGATGATTAATCTAAAATGTAATCTGACCAAACTTTGTTAAAGGTTGTCAATGGTCCGAGATTGAtcattataattaataaataaataaacaaatatgagACTTTGTATAATTTCTTAGACTCATTCAAATGAGTTGATTTTTGGCAAGCTACAAGATCTTTGGGATGACAATCTCAAGGGTTTGTCCAATGGTTTTCAAGTCTAGTATGATTCATGAAGTTCTAGCTTCAGGTCTTCTAGCCAACACTTATAGACCACCCCAAAAGATTTTGTCTTGTAGTTAATTGGTATGTATTGACATAGAAAAATCTCACTTATTGGAGATTAGTCAAAAAGTAATGATAGTCACACACTCTTTATTATGTACTCGCCATACACTATCACATGaactgaaattgtgttttcaaaacatgatttcgGTTAAAATTGTGGAATCATGCAATCATGTTTAATTTTCAAACCATATAGGGAACAAGTGCTAGAATACGTGAAAAAGGTTGAACTCGTGACCAAAAGGCTCCTAGAGGTGTTATTGAAGAGACTTGGCGTGGAAGAAATTGACAAAACAACAGAAATCAAGTTAATGGCTTCACCAATTCTTAGCCTAAATTACTATCCCTGTTGTCCAAGCCCTGAGCTCACTGCCGGAGTAGGCCGCCACTCCGACATATCAACCATAACCATCTTTCTCCAA
Protein-coding regions in this window:
- the LOC115982079 gene encoding feruloyl CoA ortho-hydroxylase F6H1-2-like, encoding MSPPISSSSSDVFDFVVHKGNGVKGLVDTGLEIVPEPYIQPLEERLDPTKFQPENTIPIIDISNWDDPKVVDSICDAASKWGFFQIVNHGVPLVVLENLKNAAHSFFQLPSEERKKYLKKNSPSEAVCLGTSFSPQAEKILEWKDFLRLYWVSEDQASAYWPPVCKEQVLEYVKKVELVTKRLLEVLLKRLGVEEIDKTTEIKLMASPILSLNYYPCCPSPELTAGVGRHSDISTITIFLQDETGGLYMRGTSEDSWIHVPPVTGALVINIGDVLQIMSNDKYKSIEHRAIANRSKNRVSIPFFVSPGSDATIGPLPEVLASGETPIYKHVVYSDYIKHFISKGHDGKKTVEFAKI